The region AAATTTCAAATGCGACTTCATAGCTTTGCGCAAGGCATACTGGGTGTAATAGAGCGTATGCCCGTCATTCGAGTGTGCCAAGGCAAAGACCAGGATCAGGTGGATCGGAATCCCGGCAACCGATACACCCTGTTTGTTACACTCCTTTTCAAAAGCTTCCAATGCAGGATAAACCGTTTCAACCGCTCGCTCAGGATGCCGATCCCAAAGAACAAACCGGTCAAAACCGACCCGGTAGATCTCATACCGATCATCAAAAAATTTGTGAAATTTCTGTGTCAATGCTACAAGTGTTTTGGTGCTAATTTCCTCTCCATACAAATCCTGAATATGACTAAACTCTTCGATTCCGACCAAAACGAGGCGGTTGTCCCCACTTTTTTCGAGATCCCGAATCAGCGCGTTGCGTGTCTTGAGATTTGTAAGCGGATCACGACATAAACTGCGTAATTCATGATAAAGCATCGACTGTTCCATGGCTTCAAGCAGTTTCTTGGCATCCAGGGGTTTGAGGACATATTTGTCGACATGGATATCAATGGCTTCAAAAAGATGATCGGTACTTGAGTAGGCTGTCGTAACAATTACCGGCATATAAGGTACCATCTCTTTGATGGCTTTAGTCATCTCCAGACCGTTCAGGTTCGGCATATTGATGTCGGTAATTACCATATCGATCTCGTCACGGTACTCCTGAAAGAGCCTTAATCCTTCCGCTCCGTCTTTGGCACTCAAAACACGCAGGACAACACGATCAAGCAGGGAAGAAGTCACTTCACGCAGTTCCGGCTCATCTTCGCAATACAGCACGGTCACTTGCTTGAGTTTTTCCAAATCTGTTTTCATCTTCTCCTATTCTTTCTCTCTGTTGCCCAAAGATCGCATCCGATCGTCAGCTATATTTATGTTCCATTTCCATCCTTCTTGATATTAGCAGAATTGCACTTATTACTAAGTTTTTTGCCGGAGCAGGCTTGCACTACTACGCCAATTCTTTCTATGATAAGCAATCCTCCGGTATCGAAATAATCTTCATCAAACAGGGCGCCGACTCGACTTGTCACCGCATTATCGAACTGCTCTCAATAGGAGCCTCAGTCATCAACGCCAGCAATTACACAATCTGATGAAATAAATCCGGAAGAGTTTAGAGATCCCAATAGACCTAGATTGTTGGCAGTAAAAGACGCCTACACATTCATCAATTCATTTTGTAG is a window of Nitratifractor salsuginis DSM 16511 DNA encoding:
- a CDS encoding EAL domain-containing response regulator, with protein sequence MKTDLEKLKQVTVLYCEDEPELREVTSSLLDRVVLRVLSAKDGAEGLRLFQEYRDEIDMVITDINMPNLNGLEMTKAIKEMVPYMPVIVTTAYSSTDHLFEAIDIHVDKYVLKPLDAKKLLEAMEQSMLYHELRSLCRDPLTNLKTRNALIRDLEKSGDNRLVLVGIEEFSHIQDLYGEEISTKTLVALTQKFHKFFDDRYEIYRVGFDRFVLWDRHPERAVETVYPALEAFEKECNKQGVSVAGIPIHLILVFALAHSNDGHTLYYTQYALRKAMKSHLKFIVYNPEDDKDSIQHKKNIYWTLELQRAEESGKFVPFYQPIVDTKTQEIDKYEALIRYVDETGKHELPAAFLDIAKKSHLYSIITRVVLRHVIETVRTKKVRVSVNISYIDLVNQDSLNDIETLLEENPDEAKLIDFEILESEKIDNYDLMGNFIEAVRRYGCRVGIDDFGAGYSNFSILEGLHVDFVKIDGLLIQGIHRSHRQELIVEAIYEFCKKLGIKTVAEMVSCEEEYAVIKRIGIDRVQGWYLSEEISRDDIPDA